A window of Rhododendron vialii isolate Sample 1 chromosome 13a, ASM3025357v1 contains these coding sequences:
- the LOC131315166 gene encoding disease resistance protein RPV1-like yields MRNCKKLQKVPSNIWMLKSLESLDLSGCSMLRKFSGLKGSPSKSQSSFLSSWNFRTKRVDSIGLSLPPVLGLTWLKDLRMENCNLSCLPNEVGNLISLETLDLSGNNLPSLPDNICDLTRLKSLNLSNCDVSHLPGEIGRLISLKTLYLGGNNLLTLPDSFCDLACLSDLDLKDCNLSHLPDRIGMLSSLMNLYLERNNVCSLPNSFSDLASLEKLSLRYCGRLQSLPELPASLEMLLLRNCGRLQSLPELPVSLRSMDASYCALLESIPTELDWQAGGLTMSLLGCNTFATNNFANKVMERMDQSLSQDKRNGEWSAASAFERIITITLLGDEVPNWFQYQYTGSKFSLVVPPLVTRRILSCSFCVVFRTHENRECVDYLISIIRNTKFIFSTFNAHQDQDQMILVYVPSDCGQIHGGDELEIQISQVPWLTVKKCGINLIYENDEDNTEMPIKNTQEKLQGQNDLV; encoded by the exons ATGAGGAACTGTAAAAAACTTCAGAAGGTTCCCTCAAACATTTGGATGTTGAAATCTCTCGAAAGTCTTGATCTCTCTGGCTGCTCCATGCTTAGAAAATTTTCTGGACTCAAAGGATCACCATCTAAATCACAGTCCTCATTCCTCTCATCTTGGAATTTCAGAACGAAGAGAGTGGATTCTATTGGTTTGTCACTTCCCCCAGTACTTGGCTTAACTTGGTTAAAAGATTTGAGGATGGAAAACTGCAATCTATCATGTCTACCAAATGAAGTCGGGAATTTGATCTCGTTGGAGACTCTGGATCTTAGCGGAAACAATTTGCCCAGCTTACCAGATAACATCTGCGACCTTACTCGCTTAAAGAGTTTGAATTTGTCAAACTGTGATGTGTCGCATCTGCCGGGCGAAATTGGGCGGTTGATCTCATTGAAAACGTTGTATCTGGGAGGAAACAATTTACTTACCTTGCCAGATAGTTTCTGTGACCTTGCTTGCTTGAGCGACTTGGATTTGAAAGACTGCAATTTGTCCCATCTGCCCGACCGAATTGGAATGTTGAGCTCATTAATGAATTTGTATCTTGAAAGGAACAATGTTTGTAGCCTACCAAATAGTTTCAGTGACCTTGCTAGCTTGGAAAAGCTCTCCTTGCGTTATTGTGGAAGGCTCCAATCACTTCCAGAGCTTCCAGCTAGCTTGGAAATGCTCCTCTTGAGGAACTGTGGAAGGCTCCAATCACTTCCAGAGCTTCCAGTAAGTTTACGCTCTATGGATGCAAGCTACTGCGCATTACTAGAAAGCATACCTACTGAGTTGGACTGGCAAGCCGGAGGACTGACTATGTCCCTTCTGGGATGCAATACGTTTGCTACGAACAATTTTGCAAATAAGGTTATGGAAAGAATGGACCAGTCTCTCTCTCAGGATAAAAGAAACGGG GAATGGTCTGCTGCGTCTGCATTCGAGCGAATTATCACTATTACTCTTCTAGGGGATGAGGTTCCCAATTGGTTCCAATACCAGTATACAGGGTCAAAATTCTCTCTTGTGGTGCCGCCTCTGGTAACTCGGCGAATACTGAGCTGCTCTTTTTGCGTAGTTTTCAGGACTCACGAAAATCGTGAATGTGTAGATTATCTAATATCGATTATCCGTAACACAAAGTTCATTTTCTCGACTTTCAATGCACATCAAGATCAAGATCAGATGATACTCGTTTATGTCCCGTCAGATTGCGGACAAATACATGGCGGGGATGAATTGGAGATTCAGATATCACAGGTGCCGTGGTTGACAGTGAAGAAGTGTGGGATTAATCTCATTTATGAGAATGATGAGGACAATACAGAGATGCCGATCAAAAATacacaagaaaaattacagGGACAAAATGATTTAGTATAA